Proteins encoded together in one Mus caroli chromosome 4, CAROLI_EIJ_v1.1, whole genome shotgun sequence window:
- the Ccdc30 gene encoding coiled-coil domain-containing protein 30 isoform X5: MKDQETIKVQDFNEILKMGQENIKVLESDLSEEREKRQHLMSAFTAIQKSLQVNSEEFQKSKSELLCLYKEIQSLPKAEGREQFLVAYNLLLRENSELEAKVSKLAQELELLKHCSVGDRTANLMTSENVCEDLVSKGPLLEVEAVSPSEDRQALCSELGESKQEEMPDGSVKAATFPRERQESQQMRGHEQPLAVEPKEVGRLEEEASLQSQSCGDSSDDSSTKVCAADTRSGARPSD, encoded by the exons ATGAAAGACCAAGAGACAATTAAAGTACAAGATTTTAATGag ATATTGAAAATGGGccaagaaaatattaaagtgtTGGAGAGTGACTTgtcagaagagagggagaagagacagcACCTGATGTCAGCTTTCACTGCTATTCAGAAGTCCTTGCAAGTGAATAGTGAG GAATTCCAAAAATCAAAGTCAGAACTCCTGTGCCTTTATAAGGAAATTCAGAGTCTTCCAAAGGCTGAGGGCAGAGAGCAATTTTTAGTAGCTTATAACCTGCTACTGAGAGAGAATTCTGAATTAGAAGCCAAG GTCTCAAAGCTTGCACAAGAGCTGGAACTGTTAAAACATTGCTCTGTAGGGGACAGAACTGCTAATTTGATGACGAGTGAAAACGTCTGTGAAGACCTGGTGTCTAAAGGGCCACTTTTGGAAGTGGAGGCTGTGAGCCCCAGTGAGGACAGACAGGCTCTCTG TTCTGAATTAGGAGAAAGTAAACAGGAGGAAATGCCAGACGGGTCAGTGAAGGCGGCCACTTTccccagagagaggcaggagtcACAGCAGATGCGAGGTCATGAACAGCCATTGGCCGTGGAGCCCAAGGAAGTTGGGAGGCTTGAAGAAGAGGCGAGCCTCCAGTCTCAGAGCTGTGGTGATAGTTCAGATGACAGTAGCACCAAGGTATGTGCTGCAGACACACGCTCTGGGGCCCGTCCTTCTGACTAG